The nucleotide sequence AGGATTACGTTAAGGGGAAATTTCAAGATCATACCCCCAGTTGAGACAGGAAAGACAAAGCAGATGCGATAACTTTCAATCACCCTCTACAAATATCGTGATATTGAACCTTTTAAATACAACTAAACTTACAAAATTGAACCCAGATAAACAGAGAACACATAACAATACACAGAAGAAGTACATAATTACAAACTGCAATCACTCCAAAAGCAAAATAAGCTCAGTAGATAATAAACGAGCAGGTCTATTTAAATTATTCCCGCCTAAAGTGCTAAACCGTCCTTTCACTAACTCTTTCTTAACGTTAAAATACTTTCTCGCAATTTCCTTTATACCAAGACCACTTAATCCATTACTAGTACCTTCCGCAGGATATGTTATAATTGCTTTTGCTTTTCGCTCAGATATTGTCGCAAAAATATTTTCAATTGCATCACTAGATTTACTTCTTAAACTGAAATCCGATTTAGGCCTATGAGATGGAGATGGGTACCTACCTGTACCGCTAACCTCAATTGGCTCATTTCTAGCCACTGACTCCAAAACATGATAAAATCTACTATAATGAACACCAGAATAAGGTGGATCTAAAAAAACAAGATCATTCTCTTCTAAATTTTTTAACAAATGATTTGCGTCTGTTATCGAGGCTTCTCCAACCTGCTTTGCGTGAATAAGAGATAATTTATTAATAGCCCTTTCTGTATAAATTATTGGATCTCTTCTCCAAGCCTCCATTATAGCTTTTAACCCTTTATTTCTGGGTTTAAATGGTTGAGCAGTGTGACCAGGTGCGGCAACACATTGCGAAGTTGCTTCTATTATGGCAGACAACATTATTGATTTTAGATCTTCATCATCTGGTAGATTATTAAGTAACATATCAATCATGATTGCTTGGTTATAACTAAGATAATATCCTCCGTAAGCTCTAGTGATATTAAAAGGACTATTAATACTTAATTTAATATTGTAATCTACGCACTCAACGGATTGTGTTAAATGAGTTTTATTATACAAATAAAAATAATTTTTCTTCGCTTCACTTATACACAAAGTTATTTTTCTGTGCTGCACTTGGCTTAGAGGTGCTGTTCTCAACAAAACAGAATTTGCTAAGTCAACAGAATATTTTTGCAAATCGCCCGCGAATACTGTTTTAGAGGTTTTTTGAGCAATGAACCATGTAACGGCAGCGGATCCGCAGAAGGGATCAAAAACTCTGTTAGCAGTTTCAGCTTGACTTAATAATAAAGCCCCCAAGCCATTTTTTAACATAGTTGTTTTAGACCCCATGTACTTCATATACCTATCCCCCAAAAGCAAGTGCGCTGAAATTGCTTGATTGTATTTATATCATTTGAAAAATTGAAAAAATTATCTTTTATACAACTAGGGTCAATCATATTATCTTTTAAACTGTCTATAGAGTCCCTAACATCGCTAAAAAGATCCTGTGTCTCTAACCCCGAATTTGTAGAATTTGTTATACCAAAGCCAAAAGCTAAATTCTCCCACCAGAACCTTAAGTCGTCGCTAGAAACATAACATTGATCAAATGTATTATTAACGCTTCCAGATGACATCCTTAATAGTAATATAGCTCTACATATCATAGGAATTGGATCAGCGATAATAATGTCATTGTTTTTACGAGCTTTCTTCGCTTGCTTTATTATAAAATGATCTTGTGAATCCGTTTTCCTAATCATAAAATCTAGTAAACTATTATTACCAGCTTCGCCTATGTTATCTATAGTCCTTTGTACAAATTTTTTGTAGCTAGGAGAATTTGATTTTTTCCCAGTTGTCATTACAAAAAGTTTTTCAAAAGCTATTCTCACTAAATGCTTATCTAATTCTAAAAATCTAATTGAAGACGTAGGTTCAAGCCCGGACCATATTTCAAAAATGCTGTTTATGACTTCGTTGTTATTCGGTTGCTTATAGTCAAAGTGAGGCCTGTAGCTCATTTCATTACGTAATTTTTGATCTTCTTTAAGCTTAAGATCTAAGCTCCAGTTAACAAACCAATCATTAACTATTGATGATACATATGCAGAGCTTGAACTTGTCCCAGTAGAGTCTACAAGTGTTTGTAAATTTGTAGCATTTATCTTTATGTATTGAAATATTGACCTTTTTTTTGCAGCTAATTTTGCCCATTCATCAATTAATTCCTTAGCAACCATGTGAGTACTGTTATTAAGAGAGTTGGGTATTTCTCGACTATCAAAATATATATGGCTCTTGTTGAATATACCTATTCCCTCGCATGCCATTAAAGACATTACTGCTCTCAATTCAGCATAATAAACAAAATGAATACAGCTAGGTATGTCGCCGTTCAATAACGATTCTACTCCTCTGGTTAAAAAATTCCAACCATCAAAGCAGTGAGTGAATGTAGATGCAGCTATGTATTCACTTAAATGAACCTTTTCACTTAGTAAACCCTTATCTATTTTTGTTGTAGCGTCGTTTTTGTAATAATTTTTTGGCCCTAATAATCTATGTTTAGAAAACTGAAATTTTTTCAATCTCTTTAAAGCCTTTACAATAATTTTATTTGAAGAATCCTTTACAGCGTCGGATGGTCTAAAAGGTGCTCTACTTGTCGGCATATAGATAATTAGTAATCTTTTGTGCAGTTGACGATACTTCTGTGTTAGTAGAACTGTGCAAAACATTCAGGAGTTGCGTTCTAAGCTCTTTAGAAGCTGTTTGGGAATTGTTAAAGGCTGAGCGTCGAGTCATTTTTGTATCGACCAAGATGCAAAGCAATGACCAAACAGTGGAAGCCACTGACCGACGCCCAGTGGGATGCAATTTCTCCTTTTTTACCACTTGATCGTCAGCGGACTCATGATTTGCGACAGATTGTTAACAGTATTTTGTGGCTGCTACGCACAGGATGCCAATGGCGCAATCTGCCTACCGAGTGGCCTAATTGGCAAACCGTCTATTACTATTTTAGACGTTGGAAACAGGATGGTACTTTTGGTCGAATCAATCTGGCCTTAAATCAACTTGACCGTAAGCGGGTCGGTAAAGAAGCATATCCATCTGCAGTATGTATTGATTCACAAAGTGTTAAGTTGGCTCCGATGATTTGGGAGAACCGAGGTCTCGACGCGAATAAACGAGTGAATGGCCGAAAAAGGCAACTCATCGTTGACACCCAAGGGCGTCTATGGCTAGCAGATGTCCATTCTGCTAATCAAGCGGATGGCCCTTCAGCCGTATCGATGGTCAGTGACTTACTATGGCTAGTTGGAGAGCGTTTGGAGAAAGTCTACGGTGATCAATCTTATAATGGCGTCTTCGCTCAAGAGTTGGCTAGATGGAGCCTTGATTTTGAAAAAGCGTCTCGTCCTGAATCAACTCTGGGCTTTGTACCCGTAGCCAAACGGTGGGTAGTGGAACGGACCATTGCTTGGACGAATCACTTTCGAAGGATTGTCAAAGATTATGAATACACGATATCATCTTCGGTTTGCTGGCTGTACTTAGCCAACATTCAGATTATATTGCAACGGATCATTTGAATGGCAAAAGATAATTCCCAAACACATTCTTATAGCCACTACTTCCTTTAAAAATCATTTGAGACCTTCTTTGATTTTCATTCAAACCTGGAGCTGATGAAGTTCTCCAATCAAAAGTAACTAGAGTATTACAAACATCGGTCGTGGCTGAATTGCGTTGAAATGGTATCTTTGTTGATGGTCTTAGAAGCGGTTATTTGCAAACATTGCGGTCAAACTCAACAAGTCAAACGCTATGGCTCTACTCGGGCTGGCACTCAACGCTACCGATGCTACGACTGCGGTCGAACATTTGTGCAGATTTATACCCACAAAGCCCGTGATCCATTGGTTAAAGAGCAAATTACCCAAATGGTGCTGAATGGATCGGGCGTGCGCGATACGGCTCGTGTCCTGGGTGTTAACCGCAATACAGTTAGCAACCAATTTAAAAAAAAGCAGTGAGGTTGTTTATGTCAATCCTGTTTATGTCAATAAAGGCTTGAAAATCACGCTTAAAGTTGACGAAATGTGGGCTTACGTACGTAATAAGAAGCAGCCGCGCTGGCTATGGTGGGTAGAGGATGCCGTGACCGGCGAGGTGGTTGCTTTTGTTTTTGGTCGTCGTACTCACCAAACCTTCCGTCACTTACTAGCTCTATTAGAGCAAGCTAGAATTCAGGTAATTAGGTGGATAACAGACTGCTGGTGGGCATACTTTGATTGTTTGGATCAAAGACTGCGTTTGGAAAGCAAAGCTTTATTGCAGAGTCTTGAACGAAAGCATCTTACTCTTCGGACCCGGCTAAAACGCCTGGCCCGCCGAACGATCTGCTTTTCCAAGTCAGTTACTATACATGATACGATAATCGGTCTATTCATCAACCAATTTTTCTTTGCCGATAAACGCAATTAAGCCACTACCCAAACATCATATAATATGTTGTAAACTTTGTGCTTATTTAAATCCCTCAAACATTGTTGTATTTCTTTCGTTCCTATTACACCTTCTTTAATTTCATCTTCAGATGTCCATTCTACATTTCGAAGGTTTATTGATTCACTAAGTAAATAGCAAATATCATTTATTACGTGTAAAAAACCTCTTACCCCCTGATCAGTACTTATTAAACTATATTTGCTAAAGAAAGCTAGATCTGATTTATCGTCTTTATCTTTGAATATTTCTACTTGTTTCTTTTCATTTCTTAGAGCCAATGCCCAACCATGCTGGCATTCACTTACACGCTCGTACATTATCTTCCAAGAAAAAATTATAAACGCAGCTTGTTGAGTTCTATTCCAGTTTAATGGTAGATGATATTGGTCATTAAGTATTGAGCCAAATAATCCCCCTAGACCTTTAGTGACTGATGTCTTGATAAAGCTTGCTATTAAATTTCTTATGAATGCTGCTTGAGTAATATTAGCTAGGCTATTACTATCACCAAGCATATTTATTTTATTCTTCCAAGGACTCTCAGTGTTTGACCATAAAATTTCAACGATCTCTTGCGCTCGAGTTTCTTTATATATATTTGCTGTATCTGGCGAGCCCTCTAGCCATTCTTGTACTCTTAGAATTGGATATAAATCATATGCCAGACTTCTGTTGATTTTTTTAGGTTTTACGTTTATTGTATAAAAAAGATATGCTTGCCAAGTGATATCAAGGTCGATAAAAGCCACTACAGGTAGCTCATAATTTTCAGTCAATGAATCATCTTTATCAAAAGCCCAAAGCCTATGTTGCCCATCAATTATTTCAATGGGAGGTATATGAGGAATCCAAGCTTCATTACTAACATTATCTGGTAATTTTAGCCAGTTACCTGAAGCATCTTTCTCTATTGTAATTAAATCATGCTCATTAATTTCTTCTTTACCTCTACGAGTACCTTTGGTTAATATGTTTGCAACAATGACTGTTGGTAGCCATCCAGGCATCTGTAAACTTTTCAATTTATCAGGAATAGAATTGGTAGAAGCCATCTCAGATAGAGGATAACCCCTGTGTATATATTTTTTGATCTCTGTAGATCTAGCAGGATCATGTTTTCTCTGAATTCCAAT is from Spirosoma taeanense and encodes:
- a CDS encoding IS1 family transposase — protein: MSWVLTAIQLATNLKKSSEVVYVNPVYVNKGLKITLKVDEMWAYVRNKKQPRWLWWVEDAVTGEVVAFVFGRRTHQTFRHLLALLEQARIQVIRWITDCWWAYFDCLDQRLRLESKALLQSLERKHLTLRTRLKRLARRTICFSKSVTIHDTIIGLFINQFFFADKRN
- a CDS encoding IS1-like element transposase, translated to MVLEAVICKHCGQTQQVKRYGSTRAGTQRYRCYDCGRTFVQIYTHKARDPLVKEQITQMVLNGSGVRDTARVLGVNRNTVSNQFKKKQ
- a CDS encoding IS5 family transposase — encoded protein: MTKQWKPLTDAQWDAISPFLPLDRQRTHDLRQIVNSILWLLRTGCQWRNLPTEWPNWQTVYYYFRRWKQDGTFGRINLALNQLDRKRVGKEAYPSAVCIDSQSVKLAPMIWENRGLDANKRVNGRKRQLIVDTQGRLWLADVHSANQADGPSAVSMVSDLLWLVGERLEKVYGDQSYNGVFAQELARWSLDFEKASRPESTLGFVPVAKRWVVERTIAWTNHFRRIVKDYEYTISSSVCWLYLANIQIILQRII
- a CDS encoding DGQHR domain-containing protein, which translates into the protein MNTTKRIPIIEVDQWLKYWDTVAFDSERGRKQPQHKFFIFSINAGLLKKLSKVYPRKADEQRDIEIGIQRKHDPARSTEIKKYIHRGYPLSEMASTNSIPDKLKSLQMPGWLPTVIVANILTKGTRRGKEEINEHDLITIEKDASGNWLKLPDNVSNEAWIPHIPPIEIIDGQHRLWAFDKDDSLTENYELPVVAFIDLDITWQAYLFYTINVKPKKINRSLAYDLYPILRVQEWLEGSPDTANIYKETRAQEIVEILWSNTESPWKNKINMLGDSNSLANITQAAFIRNLIASFIKTSVTKGLGGLFGSILNDQYHLPLNWNRTQQAAFIIFSWKIMYERVSECQHGWALALRNEKKQVEIFKDKDDKSDLAFFSKYSLISTDQGVRGFLHVINDICYLLSESINLRNVEWTSEDEIKEGVIGTKEIQQCLRDLNKHKVYNILYDVWVVA
- a CDS encoding DNA adenine methylase — protein: MKYMGSKTTMLKNGLGALLLSQAETANRVFDPFCGSAAVTWFIAQKTSKTVFAGDLQKYSVDLANSVLLRTAPLSQVQHRKITLCISEAKKNYFYLYNKTHLTQSVECVDYNIKLSINSPFNITRAYGGYYLSYNQAIMIDMLLNNLPDDEDLKSIMLSAIIEATSQCVAAPGHTAQPFKPRNKGLKAIMEAWRRDPIIYTERAINKLSLIHAKQVGEASITDANHLLKNLEENDLVFLDPPYSGVHYSRFYHVLESVARNEPIEVSGTGRYPSPSHRPKSDFSLRSKSSDAIENIFATISERKAKAIITYPAEGTSNGLSGLGIKEIARKYFNVKKELVKGRFSTLGGNNLNRPARLLSTELILLLE